The following coding sequences lie in one Oceanicola sp. 502str15 genomic window:
- a CDS encoding LysE family translocator → MTDSLLFALIGFAFVCTATPGPNNMMLLASGANFGFRRSLPHMFGIVVGMLVLFSAVGAGLAAVFEVFPQAELVLKAAAVGYMLWLAWKIANAGAPREASAEGRPLTLLQAAGFQWVNPKAWTMALSGLSLYAPDHSLPAVAAVVLAFALVAFPSISLWTALGQQIRRLLTSPARLRAFNITMALLLVASLYPVLM, encoded by the coding sequence ATGACCGACTCGCTCCTCTTCGCCCTCATCGGCTTTGCCTTTGTCTGCACCGCCACGCCGGGGCCGAACAACATGATGCTGCTCGCCTCGGGCGCCAACTTCGGCTTCCGCCGCTCGCTGCCGCATATGTTCGGGATCGTAGTGGGGATGCTGGTGCTGTTCTCGGCCGTGGGCGCGGGGCTGGCCGCCGTGTTCGAGGTGTTTCCGCAGGCCGAACTGGTGCTGAAGGCGGCAGCGGTGGGGTACATGCTGTGGCTGGCGTGGAAGATCGCCAATGCGGGCGCGCCGCGGGAGGCCAGCGCCGAGGGCCGGCCGCTGACGCTGCTTCAGGCGGCGGGGTTCCAATGGGTGAACCCCAAGGCCTGGACCATGGCGCTTTCGGGCCTGTCGCTTTACGCGCCCGACCACAGCCTGCCCGCCGTGGCTGCGGTGGTGCTGGCCTTCGCGCTGGTTGCCTTTCCGTCGATCAGCCTCTGGACGGCGCTTGGCCAGCAGATCCGCCGCCTGCTTACCTCCCCTGCCCGGCTTCGGGCCTTCAACATCACGATGGCGCTGCTTCTGGTGGCCTCGCTTTACCCCGTGCTGATGTGA
- a CDS encoding Lrp/AsnC family transcriptional regulator produces MTKIDDINRRILRELSRDGRISNTDLAERVGLSPSACLRRVQELERSGVIKGYRAVLDPVAMGKGFVAMLGVGLSVHTKTAQEDFERAMLHAPQVREVHGVTGTIEYLLRVEVEDIASFKTFHTDILGALPQVTSITTYVVVCSPKDERG; encoded by the coding sequence ATGACGAAGATTGATGACATAAACCGCCGAATATTGCGCGAACTCAGCCGCGATGGCCGCATCAGCAACACCGATCTGGCCGAGCGGGTGGGCCTCTCGCCCTCCGCCTGCCTGCGCCGGGTGCAGGAGCTGGAGCGCAGCGGGGTGATCAAGGGCTATCGCGCCGTGCTCGACCCGGTGGCCATGGGCAAGGGCTTCGTCGCAATGCTGGGCGTCGGCTTGTCGGTGCATACCAAGACGGCGCAGGAAGACTTCGAGCGCGCCATGCTGCACGCGCCGCAGGTGCGCGAGGTGCATGGCGTGACGGGAACCATCGAGTATCTGCTGCGCGTCGAGGTCGAAGACATCGCCAGCTTCAAGACATTTCACACCGACATCCTGGGCGCCTTGCCGCAGGTGACATCCATCACGACCTATGTTGTTGTCTGCTCTCCCAAGGACGAACGCGGCTAG
- a CDS encoding TIGR01459 family HAD-type hydrolase, giving the protein MSRIVESLAEVSHLYDAAFVDLWGCVHNGVTAFPEAVAALQTFRAAGKKVVLLTNAPRARAEVQKQLGKWGVPDDAWDVIATSGDSARAAMFTGAVGSKVWFVGQPFDQTFFEPLHIVKDPVAIEQVALEEAEGIVCTGPFDPFADPSEMRAQFLYAKQKGLKLLCANPDIVVDRGESREWCAGALAQLYTEMGGESLYFGKPHPPIYDLARARLAEVGGDPAGPVLCIGDGVLTDVKGAMGEGLDCLFISGGLGALETGTAPGGQPVQGKLDEYLAHHQMATTYAIGFLR; this is encoded by the coding sequence GTGAGCCGCATCGTCGAGAGCCTCGCGGAGGTTTCGCACCTTTACGACGCGGCTTTCGTCGATCTTTGGGGCTGCGTCCACAATGGCGTCACCGCCTTTCCCGAGGCGGTGGCCGCGTTGCAGACGTTTCGCGCTGCCGGAAAGAAGGTGGTGTTGCTCACCAACGCGCCCCGCGCCCGCGCCGAGGTGCAAAAGCAGCTTGGCAAATGGGGCGTGCCCGATGACGCATGGGATGTGATCGCCACCTCGGGCGATAGCGCCCGCGCGGCGATGTTCACCGGCGCGGTGGGCAGCAAGGTGTGGTTTGTCGGCCAGCCCTTCGACCAGACCTTCTTTGAGCCGCTGCACATTGTGAAAGACCCGGTGGCGATCGAACAGGTGGCGCTGGAAGAGGCCGAGGGCATCGTGTGCACCGGCCCGTTCGACCCGTTTGCCGACCCGTCGGAGATGCGCGCGCAGTTTCTCTATGCCAAGCAGAAGGGGCTGAAGCTGCTCTGCGCCAACCCCGATATCGTGGTGGACCGGGGCGAGAGCCGCGAGTGGTGCGCCGGGGCGCTGGCGCAGCTTTACACCGAGATGGGGGGCGAGAGCCTGTATTTCGGCAAGCCGCATCCGCCGATCTACGACCTTGCCCGCGCCCGTCTGGCGGAGGTGGGGGGCGACCCTGCGGGGCCGGTGCTGTGCATTGGCGACGGGGTGCTGACCGATGTGAAGGGGGCGATGGGCGAGGGCCTTGATTGCCTGTTCATCTCCGGCGGCCTCGGTGCGCTGGAAACCGGCACCGCGCCGGGCGGGCAGCCGGTGCAGGGCAAGCTCGACGAATACCTCGCGCATCACCAGATGGCGACGACCTACGCGATCGGCTTTCTGCGCTAG
- a CDS encoding manganese-dependent inorganic pyrophosphatase — protein MTIKVFGHKSPDTDSTGSPLIWAWYMSEHRGQPAEAVLLGEPNTEAAFVLKKWGYERPAIISGVEAGEKVVIVDTNNPAELPEAINDADILQIIDHHKLTGGIETKGPIDITIKPLACTATIMHNLMGDNAAKMPEGIKGLMLSCILSDTLEFRSPTTTDQDKALAEELAADLGLDLSAYASEMFEAKSDVSAFSDAELLRMDSKEYPVEGTKFRVSVLETTAPKIVLDRKESLMESMKAVAAEDGVDQVLLFVIDILAEEATLLVPNELVKTVAEKSFGASVSGDSVVLPGVMSRKKQIIPALKL, from the coding sequence ATGACGATCAAGGTTTTTGGCCACAAATCCCCCGACACCGACAGCACCGGCTCCCCGCTCATCTGGGCGTGGTACATGTCTGAGCATCGCGGCCAGCCCGCCGAGGCCGTGCTGCTGGGCGAGCCTAACACCGAGGCGGCCTTCGTGCTGAAGAAATGGGGCTACGAGCGGCCCGCGATCATCAGCGGCGTCGAGGCTGGTGAGAAGGTGGTGATCGTCGACACCAACAACCCCGCCGAGCTGCCCGAGGCGATCAACGACGCCGACATCCTCCAGATCATCGACCACCACAAGCTGACCGGCGGGATCGAGACCAAGGGGCCGATCGACATCACCATCAAGCCGCTGGCCTGCACCGCGACCATCATGCACAACCTGATGGGCGACAACGCGGCCAAGATGCCCGAGGGGATCAAGGGGCTGATGCTCTCCTGCATCCTCTCCGACACGCTGGAGTTCCGCTCGCCCACCACCACCGATCAGGACAAGGCGCTGGCCGAGGAGCTGGCCGCCGATCTTGGGCTGGACCTGAGCGCCTATGCTTCAGAGATGTTCGAGGCCAAGAGCGATGTTTCGGCCTTTTCGGATGCCGAGCTGCTGCGGATGGACAGCAAGGAATACCCCGTCGAGGGCACCAAGTTTCGCGTTTCCGTGCTGGAAACCACCGCGCCCAAGATCGTGCTCGACCGCAAGGAGAGCCTGATGGAGAGCATGAAGGCCGTGGCCGCCGAGGATGGCGTGGACCAGGTGCTGCTCTTCGTGATCGACATTCTGGCCGAGGAGGCCACGCTGCTGGTGCCGAACGAGCTGGTGAAGACCGTGGCCGAGAAGAGCTTTGGTGCTTCGGTCAGCGGTGACAGCGTGGTGCTGCCCGGCGTGATGAGCCGCAAGAAGCAGATCATCCCGGCGCTCAAGCTGTGA
- a CDS encoding ZIP family metal transporter, with protein sequence MLFLTVAVVSAALIIGAAWGLWGKLPKGLEGFMVAMAGGALMVSVTIELIQPALQQTSLIELSVAVAAGALVFTGLDWWIEKQTEGSEGAGLLLAITLDGIPENLALGVALIGAGVPEVAALAGSILLSNLPEAAGGAKEMREGEMGRGRIMWLWTGTALILAAAAIIGNFALAGVDDEVLALIRGFAAGAVTASLATEVFPQAFREERYGTGVAVTLGLLIAFALSTLSGG encoded by the coding sequence ATGCTTTTTCTCACCGTTGCCGTGGTTTCCGCCGCGCTGATCATTGGCGCGGCCTGGGGCCTCTGGGGGAAGCTGCCCAAGGGGTTGGAAGGCTTCATGGTGGCCATGGCGGGCGGGGCGCTGATGGTTTCGGTGACGATCGAGCTGATCCAGCCCGCGCTGCAACAGACCTCGCTGATCGAGCTTTCGGTGGCGGTCGCCGCAGGCGCGCTGGTGTTTACCGGGCTGGACTGGTGGATCGAGAAGCAGACCGAGGGCAGCGAGGGCGCGGGGCTGTTGCTGGCGATCACGCTGGACGGCATCCCCGAGAACCTCGCCCTCGGTGTGGCGCTGATCGGCGCGGGCGTGCCGGAGGTGGCAGCACTGGCGGGCTCGATCCTACTTTCGAACCTGCCCGAAGCGGCGGGCGGGGCCAAGGAGATGCGGGAGGGCGAGATGGGGCGCGGGCGGATCATGTGGCTCTGGACCGGCACCGCGCTGATCCTCGCCGCCGCCGCGATCATCGGCAACTTCGCGCTGGCGGGCGTGGATGACGAGGTGCTGGCGCTGATCCGGGGCTTCGCGGCGGGCGCGGTGACGGCCTCACTGGCGACGGAGGTGTTTCCGCAGGCCTTCCGCGAAGAGCGCTATGGCACCGGCGTTGCCGTGACGCTGGGGCTGCTGATTGCCTTCGCGCTCTCGACCCTCTCGGGCGGCTGA